The following are encoded together in the Chlorocebus sabaeus isolate Y175 chromosome 20, mChlSab1.0.hap1, whole genome shotgun sequence genome:
- the SYF2 gene encoding pre-mRNA-splicing factor SYF2, translating to MAAVAASEVLVDSAEEGSLTAAAELAAQKREQRLRKFRELHLLRNEARKLNHQEVVEEDKRLKLPANWEAKKARLEWELQEEEKKKECASRGEDYEKVKLLEISAEDAEKWERKKKRKNPDLGFSDYAAAQLRQYHRLTKQIKPDMETYERLREKHGEEFFPTSNSLLHGTHVPSTEEIDRMVIDLEKQIEKRDKYSRRRPYNDDADIDYINERNAKFNKKAERFYGKYTAEIKQNLERGTAV from the exons ATGGCGGCTGTCGCTGCATCCGAG GTGCTGGTGGACAGCGCGGAAGAGGGGTCCCTCACTGCGGCGGCGGAGCTGGCCGCTCAGAAGCGCGAACAGAGACTGCGCAAATTCCGGGAGCTGCACCTGTTGCGG AATGAAGCTCGTAAATTAAATCACCAGGAAGTTGTGGAAGAAGATAAAAGACTAAAATTACCTGCAAATTGGGAAGCCAAAAAAGCTCGTTTGGAGTGGGAActacaggaagaagaaaagaaaaag gaaTGTGCATCAAGAGGAGAAGACTATGAGAAAGTGAAGTTGCTGGAGATCAGTGCAGAAGATGCAGAAAAatgggagaggaaaaagaagaggaaaaacccTGATCTGGGATTTTCAG attatGCTGCTGCCCAGTTACGCCAGTATCATCGGTTGACCAAGCAGATCAAACCTGACATGGAAACATATGAGAGACTGAGAGAAAAACA TGGAGAAGAGTTTTTCCCAACATCCAATAGTCTTCTTCATGGAACACATGTGCCTTCCACAGAGGAAATTGACAGGATGGTCATAGATCTGGAAAAACA gaTTGAAAAACGAGACAAATATAGCCGGAGACGTCCTTATAATGATGATGCAGATATTGACTACATTAATGAAAGGAAtgccaaattcaacaagaaagccGAAAGATTCTATGGGAAATACACAGCTGAAATTAAACAGAATTTGGAAAGAGGAACAGCTGTCTAA